The Melospiza melodia melodia isolate bMelMel2 chromosome 7, bMelMel2.pri, whole genome shotgun sequence genome has a segment encoding these proteins:
- the LOC134420869 gene encoding olfactory receptor 14J1-like encodes MCYNRYLSICKPLHYGTLLGSRACAHMAAAAWASAFLNALLHTANTFSLPLCKGNAMGQFCEIPQILKLSCSHSNLRELGLLAVGACLSFGCFVFMVFSYVQIFRAVLRIPSEQGRHKAFSTCLPHLAVISLFISTATFAYLKPPSISSPSLDLALSVLYSVVPPN; translated from the exons atgtgctacaacCGCTacctgtccatctgcaaacccctgcactacgggaccctcctgggcagcagagcttgtgcccacatggcagcagctgcctgggccagtgcctttctcaatgctctgctgcacacagccaatacattttccctgcccctctgcaAGGGCAATGCTATGGGCcagttctgtgaaatcccacagatcctcaagctctcctgctcacactcaaacctcagggaactgggactTCTTGCTGTTGGTGCCTGTTtaagttttggctgttttgtgttcatggttttctcctatgtgcagatcttcagggctgtgctgaggatcccctctgagcagggacggcacaaagccttttccacctgcctccctcacctggctgtgatctccctgttcatcagcacagccacatttgcctacctgaagcccccctccatctcctccccatccctggatctggccctttcagttctgtactcggtggtgcctcca aactaa